One Hippoglossus stenolepis isolate QCI-W04-F060 chromosome 22, HSTE1.2, whole genome shotgun sequence DNA segment encodes these proteins:
- the myf5 gene encoding LOW QUALITY PROTEIN: myogenic factor 5 (The sequence of the model RefSeq protein was modified relative to this genomic sequence to represent the inferred CDS: deleted 1 base in 1 codon) encodes MWALGCGLGAYKGGPGQQTPHITQRSPLSHPTPPSFLCAHHSIHSNSFLQQAMDVFSPSQVYYDRACASSPDSLEFGPGMELTGSDEDEHVRVPGASPHQPGHCLQWACKACKRKSSFSDRRRAATMRERRRLKKVNHAFEALRRCTSANPSQRLPKVEILRNAIHYIESLQELLQEQVENYYGLPGESGSEPGSPLSSCSDGMTDSNSPLWHQLNANYSSGYSYAKNECDKAAGASSLQCLSSIVDRLSAVESSCGPAALRDMPTFSPGSTDSQPCTPESPGSRPVYHVL; translated from the exons ATGTGGGCCCTTGGCTGTGGCCTGGGGGCATATAAGGGGGGC CCGGGGCAACAGACCCCTCATATCACTCAGaggtctcctctctctcaccccactcctccttccttcctctgcgCCCATCACTCCATCCATTCAAACTCCTTTCTTCAACAAGCCATGGACGTCTTCTCACCATCCCAGGTCTACTACGACAGAGCGTGTGCTTCCTCTCCAGACAGCCTGGAGTTCGGCCCCGGCATGGAGCTCACCGGCTCAGATGAGGACGAGCACGTCAGGGTCCCCGGAGCCTCGCCTCACCAGCCGGGACACTGCCTCCAGTGGGCCTGCAAGGCCTGCAAGCGCAAGTCCAGCTTCTCGGACCGCAGGCGGGCCGCCACCATGCGTGAGCGCCGGCGGCTGAAGAAGGTCAACCACGCTTTCGAGGCGCTGCGCCGCTGCACCTCGGCGAACCCCAGCCAGCGCCTGCCCAAGGTGGAGATCCTGCGCAACGCCATCCACTACATCGAGAGCCTGCAGGAGCTGCTACAAGAGCAGGTGGAAAACTACTACGGTCTGCCTGGAGAGAGCGGCTCGGAGCCTGGCAGTCCGCTGTCCAGCTGCTCTGACGGCATG ACCGACAGCAACAGTCCATTGTGGCACCAGTTGAATGCAAACTACAGCAGCGGCTATTCGTATGCAAAGAACG AGTGCGATAAAGCCGCCGGAGCCTCCAGTCTCCAGTGTCTCTCCAGCATCGTGGACCGCCTCTCCGCTGTGGAGTCGAGCTGCGGGCCGGCCGCCCTGAGGGACATGCCCACCTTCTCCCCCGGCAGCACCGACTCGCAGCCCTGCACGCCGGAGAGCCCCGGGTCCCGGCCGGTTTACCACGTCCTGTGA